From Bordetella flabilis, the proteins below share one genomic window:
- a CDS encoding Bug family tripartite tricarboxylate transporter substrate binding protein produces the protein MTPWKPFAAAFALAAATIAAPAATAAYPDQPIKIVVPYTAGGSSDVIARAISDELSAELGQSVIVENRAGAGSMIGTAYVANEKADGYTLLLADVPFTIVPALYGDRIKYKPQADFTAVSLLGVSPMYLFVNPAFPAKSVKELVDMALAKPGSISIGSGGNGSLTHLMAALFMLNTGIKLVHIPYKGASASVNDLAGGQIDASFTTMPTATALYQAGRVRPLAVSSPQRQQESPDVPTFDEAGVANMTVQSWWGLVAPARTPAPVLEKLNAAMAKVMQSPKVVGRLNSVGVNLPSDTSAAALQKLLAADFTRWDEVVKRAGITFE, from the coding sequence ATGACGCCCTGGAAACCCTTCGCCGCCGCGTTCGCCCTGGCCGCCGCCACCATAGCGGCGCCCGCCGCGACCGCCGCCTATCCAGATCAACCCATCAAGATCGTCGTTCCGTACACGGCGGGCGGCAGCTCGGATGTCATTGCGCGCGCCATCAGCGACGAACTGAGCGCCGAACTTGGCCAGTCGGTCATCGTGGAGAACCGCGCCGGGGCGGGCTCCATGATCGGGACTGCCTACGTCGCCAATGAAAAGGCGGATGGCTATACGCTCCTGCTGGCGGACGTCCCCTTTACCATCGTGCCGGCCCTGTATGGAGACCGCATCAAGTACAAGCCGCAGGCCGACTTCACCGCGGTGTCGCTGCTGGGCGTGTCGCCCATGTACCTTTTCGTCAACCCGGCGTTTCCCGCAAAGAGCGTGAAGGAACTGGTGGACATGGCGCTCGCCAAGCCCGGCTCCATCTCCATCGGTTCCGGCGGCAATGGTTCGCTGACGCACCTCATGGCCGCGCTTTTCATGCTCAATACCGGGATCAAGTTGGTGCATATCCCTTACAAGGGCGCGTCGGCTTCCGTCAACGACCTTGCCGGCGGCCAGATCGACGCCAGCTTCACCACCATGCCTACCGCCACCGCCCTGTACCAGGCGGGCCGTGTGCGGCCGCTGGCGGTATCCAGCCCCCAGCGCCAGCAGGAAAGCCCCGATGTTCCCACCTTCGACGAGGCCGGCGTGGCCAATATGACGGTGCAAAGCTGGTGGGGCCTCGTGGCCCCGGCTCGTACGCCCGCTCCGGTGCTGGAAAAACTCAACGCCGCCATGGCCAAGGTCATGCAATCGCCCAAGGTGGTGGGGCGACTGAACAGCGTGGGCGTCAATCTGCCCTCGGACACCAGCGCCGCGGCCCTGCAGAAGCTGCTTGCCGCCGACTTCACGCGTTGGGACGAGGTCGTCAAACGCGCCGGCATTACCTTCGAATAA
- a CDS encoding M28 family peptidase, giving the protein MDTWLEDAAADAALMNDFHAICAFGGRLSGSGQDTAAIGWALSRMRHIGDDARRLQVPYDGWRAGRVALTLVGSPQPLACRALLRSASTPVEGLEGELVDLGEGRTEDFDRAGPAVQGKIVLVRHEYPFSPRHLHRRRKYDLAVARGAIGFLIANPLPGGGLLSGSSGRPRGAAGIPAAYVDYDSALALARAAQAGPARVRMVVEGQEDENALADLAILDIPGGTDSRVVISAHMDGHDLGSSALDNATGVAVALAAARVLAPRISTQTHGLRVCFFTAEEWALAGSARYLADMDPAQRRTLKLNINLDTVGGDSRLTALISDFPALAPFVAQAGARAGIPVDSYLPLMPNSDHANFAAHGIPALRLVAGFDRPESAVNNILSPGDIPAVVQESELRAALRVTCAMAWQGLSMPSMALDALARR; this is encoded by the coding sequence ATGGATACATGGCTGGAAGATGCGGCGGCCGATGCCGCCCTGATGAACGATTTCCATGCAATCTGCGCCTTCGGCGGGCGCCTCTCGGGCAGTGGGCAGGACACCGCCGCCATCGGTTGGGCGTTGAGCCGGATGCGCCACATCGGCGACGACGCGCGCCGCCTGCAGGTACCCTATGACGGCTGGCGCGCGGGGCGTGTCGCCTTGACACTGGTCGGCAGCCCTCAACCCCTGGCCTGCCGGGCTCTGCTGCGGTCCGCCTCGACGCCCGTGGAAGGACTGGAGGGCGAACTCGTCGACCTGGGCGAAGGCCGTACCGAGGACTTCGACCGAGCCGGCCCGGCGGTGCAGGGCAAGATTGTCCTGGTCCGGCACGAGTATCCGTTTTCCCCGCGCCACCTGCACCGGCGGCGCAAATACGACCTTGCCGTCGCGCGCGGCGCCATAGGCTTTCTCATCGCCAACCCGCTGCCCGGCGGCGGCCTGCTGTCCGGTTCGTCGGGACGTCCGCGCGGCGCGGCGGGCATACCGGCCGCCTATGTCGATTACGACAGCGCGCTGGCGCTGGCCCGGGCGGCGCAGGCGGGCCCCGCCCGCGTGCGCATGGTGGTCGAAGGCCAGGAAGACGAAAACGCCCTGGCCGATCTGGCCATCCTCGATATACCGGGCGGGACCGACAGCCGGGTCGTCATCAGCGCCCATATGGACGGCCACGACCTGGGCAGCAGCGCCCTGGACAATGCCACCGGCGTGGCAGTGGCCCTGGCCGCCGCGCGCGTGCTGGCGCCCCGCATATCCACGCAGACGCATGGCCTGCGGGTCTGCTTCTTCACCGCCGAGGAATGGGCCCTGGCGGGCTCGGCCCGGTATCTGGCCGACATGGACCCCGCGCAACGTCGGACGCTGAAGCTCAACATCAACCTGGATACGGTGGGCGGTGACTCGCGCCTGACCGCCTTGATCAGCGATTTCCCGGCCCTGGCGCCCTTCGTCGCGCAAGCCGGTGCGCGCGCCGGTATCCCGGTGGATAGTTATTTACCGCTGATGCCGAATTCCGATCACGCCAACTTCGCCGCGCATGGCATCCCCGCATTGCGCCTGGTGGCGGGGTTCGATCGTCCCGAATCGGCCGTCAACAACATCCTGTCGCCTGGAGATATCCCCGCGGTGGTGCAGGAGTCGGAGTTGCGCGCCGCCCTGCGCGTGACGTGCGCCATGGCGTGGCAGGGCCTGTCCATGCCTTCCATGGCGTTGGACGCCCTGGCCCGACGCTGA